One genomic window of Solanum dulcamara chromosome 10, daSolDulc1.2, whole genome shotgun sequence includes the following:
- the LOC129871573 gene encoding glycine-rich RNA-binding protein 4, mitochondrial-like isoform X2: MQRFNKFFLNYQTPLARFVISRHSCSKLFIGGLCYDTNEPVLKQAFEQHGEIIEVKVICDHKSGKSKGYGFVKFTSETAASNALKEMDGQLLDGRNIRISYAHKG, encoded by the exons AAATTCTTCCTAAATTATCAAACCCCACTTGCTAGATTTGTCATTTCTCGCCATTCTTGTAGCAAATTGTTCATTGGAG GACTTTGTTATGATACCAATGAACCTGTTCTTAAACAAGCTTTTGAGCAACATGGTGAAATAATTGAAG TGAAAGTAATATGTGATCATAAAAGTGGAAAATCCAAAGGATATGGGTTCGTGAAGTTCACTTCGGAAACTGCAGCTAGCAACGCCTTGAAGGAAATGGATGGTCAA TTATTGGATGGAAGAAATATTCGCATCAGTTATGCCCACAAAGGATGA
- the LOC129871573 gene encoding glycine-rich RNA-binding protein 4, mitochondrial-like isoform X1 — MQRFNKFFLNYQTPLARFVISRHSCSKLFIGGLCYDTNEPVLKQAFEQHGEIIEVKVICDHKSGKSKGYGFVKFTSETAASNALKEMDGQVSLEVLLDGRNIRISYAHKG, encoded by the exons AAATTCTTCCTAAATTATCAAACCCCACTTGCTAGATTTGTCATTTCTCGCCATTCTTGTAGCAAATTGTTCATTGGAG GACTTTGTTATGATACCAATGAACCTGTTCTTAAACAAGCTTTTGAGCAACATGGTGAAATAATTGAAG TGAAAGTAATATGTGATCATAAAAGTGGAAAATCCAAAGGATATGGGTTCGTGAAGTTCACTTCGGAAACTGCAGCTAGCAACGCCTTGAAGGAAATGGATGGTCAAGTAAGTTTGGAAGTG TTATTGGATGGAAGAAATATTCGCATCAGTTATGCCCACAAAGGATGA